From the Cucurbita pepo subsp. pepo cultivar mu-cu-16 chromosome LG05, ASM280686v2, whole genome shotgun sequence genome, one window contains:
- the LOC111796080 gene encoding uncharacterized protein LOC111796080, with protein sequence MAILNYISATSTPISQDSSIPPPLPDPRQTKVILPKKKPEKWSTGVAPGDYGGPPTTTKLRKYWGGEKDDPLTSDDYIWNREFMGRMKKLMKDQPDDSSVRVNKAKDEPSGFLSLNRVMTLDSLEVDLSKELMAPPMPVKENVVEEKIQVDNRKSPRWRLAPTRREQEKWDRAYKAATGGSDVMFRELRRPQGDPEVLAALSREQYFKLKEKLQTLTLAIGGVGLVSAYVSYSPQVAASFGAGLIGSLVYVRMLGSSVDSLADGARGLVKGAVAQPRLLVPVILVMVYNRWNGILVEDYGVMQLQLIPMLVGFFTYKVATFVQALEEALKVTKNEPQA encoded by the exons ATGGCTATACTAAACTACATCTCAGCTACCTCCACTCCCATCTCCCAGGATTCTTCAATTCCACCTCCATTACCAGACCCAAGGCAAACCAAGGTCATTCTCCCCAAAAAGAAGCCGGAAAAATGGTCCACCGGGGTTGCTCCCGGCGACTACGGCGGCCCCCCTACCACAACCAAGCTCCGTAAGTACTGGGGTGGTGAAAAAGACGACCCCTTAACCTCCGATGATTATATCTGGAACAGAGAATTCATGGGTCGgatgaaaaaattaatgaaggACCAACCTGATGATTCATCTGTTCGGGTCAATAAAGCTAAG GATGAGCCTTCTGGATTTCTTAGCTTGAATAGAGTCATGACCCTTGATAG TTTGGAAGTCGATTTGAGCAAAGAACTAATGGCTCCTCCGATGCCTGTGAAGGAAAACGTTGTCGAGGAAAAGATTCAG GTCGATAACCGCAAGTCACCCAGATGGAGATTGGCACCAACAAGGCGTGAGCAAGAGAAGTGGGATAGGGCATATAAGGCAGCTACTGGAGGCAGT GACGTGATGTTTCGAGAATTGAGAAGGCCTCAAGGGGATCCCGAAGTATTGGCCGCCTTATCGAGGGAACAGTACTTTAAG TTAAAGGAGAAGCTGCAAACCTTAACCCTGGCAATAGGAGGTGTTGGTTTGGTCTCAGCTTATGTTTCTTATTCCCCGCAAGTTGCTGCTAG CTTTGGTGCTGGGCTAATTGGTTCTCTCGTGTACGTACGAATGCTCGGGAGTAGCGTAGATTCTCTGGCAGATGGAGCAAGAGGACTTGTCAA GGGAGCCGTTGCACAACCACGGTTACTAGTTCCAGTTATACTAGTGATGGTATATAACCGTTGGAACGG TATTCTTGTTGAAGATTATGGAGTTATGCAATTACAGTTGATACCAATGCTAGTTGGGTTCTTCACATACAAGGTAGCTACCTTTGTTCAAGCTTTAGAGGAGGCGCTTAAGGTCACTAAGAACGAACCGCAAGCCTAG
- the LOC111795842 gene encoding transcription factor bHLH30-like has protein sequence MGHFSRIHSYDGFCAAIRNGSASTSSLVLDSDRGELVEAPFNLDTKGVSAERSAAALKNHSDAERRRRARINAHLGSLRSLVPGGKKMDKATLLAEVISHLKVLKRAAAEVSDVHIIPKEIDEITVEQQEDGLEGVPYSIRASLCCDYKPGLLPDLRQALHALDLIIKRAEIATLNGRMKNVFVLTSCKGGDIETTELRRFLETSVHQAIKSVLNKFSDPQEFSFMTFPNKRRRITMFNSSSSSSIGDFCFSR, from the exons ATGGGACACTTCTCGCGGATTCACTCCTACGATGGGTTTTGTGCCGCTATCAGAAATGGGTCCGCCTCAACTTCTTCATTGGTGCTCGATTCCGATAGAGGCGAGCTCGTGGAGGCTCCATTCAACCTTGACACTAAAGGGGTTTCGGCTGAGAGAAGCGCCGCCGCCCTGAAGAATCACAGCGACGCTGAGAGGAGGCGTAGAGCCAGAATCAATGCCCATCTTGGGAGTCTTAGAAGTCTTGTCCCCGGTGGCAAGAAG ATGGACAAAGCTACACTTCTTGCTGAAGTTATTAGCCATTTGAAAGTTCTAAAACGAGCTGCTGCAGAAGTAAGTGATGTTCATATCATACCAAAAGAAATAGACGAAATAACAGTTGAACAACAGGAGGATGGATTAGAAGGAGTACCATATTCAATCAGAGCCTCGCTATGTTGTGATTACAAGCCTGGCCTCCTGCCTGATTTAAGACAAGCACTACATGCTCTTGACCTGATCATAAAGAGGGCAGAGATTGCTACCTTAAATGGAAGGATGAAGAACGTGTTCGTGTTAACTAGCTGCAAAGGAGGCGACATCGAAACTACTGAATTACGACGGTTCCTCGAAACGTCGGTACACCAAGCCATCAAATCTGTTCTAAACAAGTTCTCTGATCCACAGGAGTTCTCATTCATGACGTTTCCGAATAAGAGACGGCGAATTACCATGTTCAATTCATCGAGTTCGTCGTCCATTGGTGATTTCTG cttctcgagatga
- the LOC111795843 gene encoding uncharacterized protein At1g03900: MEEQQKTAKDQELKEDHEENDAIELVLFQVSECYVYLIPPRKSAASYRADEWDVNKWAWEGKLKVLSKGEECIIRLEDKSTGELYARAFLRDGEPHPVEPVIDSSRYFVLRIEENIDGRRRHAFIGLGFRERTEAYDFQAALHDHMKYLNKKKSAEEMEQQFQKTSLVDYSLKEGETIVLQLKSKKSFSSIKKSSELDLKVSSSSEEEEGNTKKESIFCIKPPPPPPAPLSPVPAQESPTNFPPNINLEETSKHKEDSNAAEGQSTVDLPDDDFGDFQTAG, encoded by the exons ATGGAAGAGCAGCAGAAGACGGCGAAAGATCAAGAACTCAAGGAGGATCATGAAGAAAATGACGCAATTGAGCTTGTTCTCTTTCAAGTTTCTGAATGTTATGTCTATTTG ATACCCCCAAGAAAAAGTGCAGCTTCCTACAG GGCTGATGAATGGGATGTGAATAAATGGGCCTGGGAGGGAAAACTGAAAGTCCTTAGCAAGGGAGAAGAATGCATTATTAGACTTGAAGATAAGAGCACAG GTGAATTATATGCTCGGGCGTTCTTGAGAGATGGAGAACCGCATCCAGTTGAACCTGTAATTGATAGCAGCAG ATATTTTGTTCTTCGCATAGAAGAAAATATCG ATGGTCGCCGTCGGCATGCCTTTATTGGGTTAGGGTTTCGAGAAAGAACTGAGGCATATGACTTCCAAGCAGCTTTGCATGATCATATGAA gtatctcaataaaaagaagagtGCAGAAGAGATGGAACAACAGTTCCAGAAAACATCCTTAGTTGATTATAGTTTGAAAGAAGGGGAGACTATTGTACTACAGTTAAAAAGCAAA AAAAGCTTTAGCAGCATCAAGAAATCTTCTGAGCTTGATCTGAAAGTCTCCTCCTcatcagaagaagaagagggcaACACAAAAAAAGAGTCCATTTTTTGTATCAAACCACCCCCACCTCCACCAGCACCACTTTCACCTGTTCCAGCTCAGGAGTCTCCTACAAATTTTCCGCCAAACATCAATCTTGAAGAAACTTCTAAGCACAAGGAAGACTCCAATGCTGCTGAAGGTCAAAGCACAGTGGATTTACCTGATGATGACTTTGGAGATTTTCAGACAGCTGGGTGA
- the LOC111795846 gene encoding uncharacterized protein LOC111795846 isoform X1, producing MDAKGIAWVGRLYQKFETMCLEVEDIICQDTVKYVENQVEVVGASVKRFYSDVVQDLLPPAELNDEKKVAVCSSALEKYENVVIVRKPVRGMKIERSKADEEKSTTNLKVTTDTKRYIVHKLPLRDNHANSPLLASSPYSASSAQIDGYSRKKDDDNIRHKLDLTKGCESLTETTTTILEKKSANEVSSCCVISNRQCEALSELAGNTGTMLSVEDARCDSLVQSSNETGIESDNVSSSKSIGDDKMETRPLSYGDSSAELDGRSGSWSLDEIEHEATVLEHVTDEIQQADEMKLDEACVLVNGVDFPFDSNEEVEHRTYKKKIAGAFSFTKKSKRKQEYKELALKHGYGSGKFLNEQHEQKLLTEDVSEHDWQLL from the exons ATGGATGCAAAAGGCATTGCTTGGGTCGGGCGTTTGTACCAAAAATTCGAAACTATGTGCCTCGAGGTAGAAGACATTATATGTCAG GACACTGTTAAATATGTTGAGAATCAAGTGGAAGTAGTTGGGGCAAGTGTCAAAAGGTTCTATTCTGATGTCGTGCAAGATTTACTTCCCCCAGCTGAATTGAATGATGAGAAGAAAGTGGCAGTTTGTAGTTCAGctcttgaaaaatatgaaaatgttgTTATAGTTAGGAAACCCGTGAGGGGTATGAAGATAGAGCGTTCTAAAGCTGATGAAGAAAAGTCTACTACGAACTTAAAAGTCACTACCGACACCAAAAGATATATTGTCCATAAGCTGCCTCTTCGAGACAACCATGCCAATAGTCCCTTATTGGCGTCCTCTCCATATTCTGCTAGCAGTGCCCAAATTGATGGGTATTCCAGAAAAAAGGATGATGATAATATACGTCATAAGCTTGACCTAACAAAAGGGTGCGAGTCTCTAACTGAGACTACTACAACAATCCTTGAGAAGAAATCTGCAAATGAGGTATCATCATGCTGTGTAATCTCGAATAGACAATGTGAAGCTTTGAGCGAGCTAGCAGGTAATACGGGAACCATGTTGTCGGTCGAGGACGCAAGGTGTGATTCGTTAGTGCAGAGTTCGAATGAGACTGGAATTGAGTCGGACAACGTATCATCATCGAAATCCATTGGGGACGATAAAATGGAGACAAGACCTCTATCGTATGGTGATTCTTCAGCGGAGTTAGATG GAAGATCAGGTTCATGGAGTCTTGATGAAATTGAGCATGAGGCTACTGTCCTTGAACATGTAACAGACGAAATTCAACAAGCAGATGAAATGAAACTAGACGAAGCCTGCGTATTGGTGAACGGAGTTGACTTTCCTTTCGATTCGAATGAAGAAGTCGAGCATAGAACTTACAAG AAGAAGATAGCTGGAGCATTCTCCTTCACAAAGAAGTCAAAGAGGAAGCAAGAATACAAAGAGCTAGCGTTGAAGCATGGTTATGGCTCCGGTAAGTTCCTGAACGAACAACATGAACAGAAACTACTAACTGAAGATGTTTCAGAACACGATTGGCAGCTTCTCTAA
- the LOC111795846 gene encoding uncharacterized protein LOC111795846 isoform X2 produces MDAKGIAWVGRLYQKFETMCLEVEDIICQDTVKYVENQVEVVGASVKRFYSDVVQDLLPPAELNDEKKVAVCSSALEKYENVVIVRKPVRGMKIERSKADEEKSTTNLKVTTDTKRYIVHKLPLRDNHANSPLLASSPYSASSAQIDGYSRKKDDDNIRHKLDLTKGCESLTETTTTILEKKSANEVSSCCVISNRQCEALSELAGNTGTMLSVEDARCDSLVQSSNETGIESDNVSSSKSIGDDKMETRPLSYGDSSAELDGRSGSWSLDEIEHEATVLEHVTDEIQQADEMKLDEACVLVNGVDFPFDSNEEVEHRTYKKIAGAFSFTKKSKRKQEYKELALKHGYGSGKFLNEQHEQKLLTEDVSEHDWQLL; encoded by the exons ATGGATGCAAAAGGCATTGCTTGGGTCGGGCGTTTGTACCAAAAATTCGAAACTATGTGCCTCGAGGTAGAAGACATTATATGTCAG GACACTGTTAAATATGTTGAGAATCAAGTGGAAGTAGTTGGGGCAAGTGTCAAAAGGTTCTATTCTGATGTCGTGCAAGATTTACTTCCCCCAGCTGAATTGAATGATGAGAAGAAAGTGGCAGTTTGTAGTTCAGctcttgaaaaatatgaaaatgttgTTATAGTTAGGAAACCCGTGAGGGGTATGAAGATAGAGCGTTCTAAAGCTGATGAAGAAAAGTCTACTACGAACTTAAAAGTCACTACCGACACCAAAAGATATATTGTCCATAAGCTGCCTCTTCGAGACAACCATGCCAATAGTCCCTTATTGGCGTCCTCTCCATATTCTGCTAGCAGTGCCCAAATTGATGGGTATTCCAGAAAAAAGGATGATGATAATATACGTCATAAGCTTGACCTAACAAAAGGGTGCGAGTCTCTAACTGAGACTACTACAACAATCCTTGAGAAGAAATCTGCAAATGAGGTATCATCATGCTGTGTAATCTCGAATAGACAATGTGAAGCTTTGAGCGAGCTAGCAGGTAATACGGGAACCATGTTGTCGGTCGAGGACGCAAGGTGTGATTCGTTAGTGCAGAGTTCGAATGAGACTGGAATTGAGTCGGACAACGTATCATCATCGAAATCCATTGGGGACGATAAAATGGAGACAAGACCTCTATCGTATGGTGATTCTTCAGCGGAGTTAGATG GAAGATCAGGTTCATGGAGTCTTGATGAAATTGAGCATGAGGCTACTGTCCTTGAACATGTAACAGACGAAATTCAACAAGCAGATGAAATGAAACTAGACGAAGCCTGCGTATTGGTGAACGGAGTTGACTTTCCTTTCGATTCGAATGAAGAAGTCGAGCATAGAACTTACAAG AAGATAGCTGGAGCATTCTCCTTCACAAAGAAGTCAAAGAGGAAGCAAGAATACAAAGAGCTAGCGTTGAAGCATGGTTATGGCTCCGGTAAGTTCCTGAACGAACAACATGAACAGAAACTACTAACTGAAGATGTTTCAGAACACGATTGGCAGCTTCTCTAA
- the LOC111795845 gene encoding seed biotin-containing protein SBP65-like — protein MATEKLSRRDDTTKEKETQVERERVPQLASHFEAIAVHGKATDPSNEKATTPEETKARQRSDASGVGKETYGTGIARGTVQGREEERQGVGGEKPEDSHELAAQFESLADKVRDKRETNTENERERQARADKERIAAREREQKGSRAEEKQRVSEQAKEKEGEIGSRQNQPSLEEISNYRAIAQQKSNEAIMAAKERYDKANKKSLQQGVEAGTGEAIPRGTEEAEDTVEEGNQYTGLETVKETLTSAAKTAKDYTAPIAEKAKDYTVSAGRTTAHYLGEKAVVAKDVAIESGKVAAGYAGKAAEDLKDKTAVAGWSTAHYSCDTAVEGTKAAARLVKGAAEYAGAIAAKPLSAAKNVAESTGETVKDYTARKKEEAQRESMYKQTEKDSMYEKTKETFEGGIEEVKERGGERGGENRVEEDRSDGGILGAIGETIYEIAQTTKEIVIGPGDETGKQSTLGFELGQEEGEEKGQEHEKKEHYETAAKKEHRA, from the coding sequence ATGGCGACAGAGAAACTGAGCCGCAGAGATGACACCACGAAGGAGAAAGAGACTCAggtggagagagaaagagtcCCACAATTGGCAAGCCACTTTGAGGCCATTGCTGTGCACGGCAAAGCGACTGACCCCAGTAATGAAAAAGCTACAACACCAGAAGAAACGAAGGCGAGACAAAGGAGTGATGCTAGTGGAGTGGGAAAAGAGACGTATGGCACCGGCATTGCTAGAGGGACAGTTCAAGGAAGGGAGGAGGAGAGACAGGGAGTTGGAGGTGAGAAACCAGAAGACAGCCATGAATTGGCCGCTCAATTTGAGTCTCTTGCTGACAAAGTAAGAGACAAGAGAGAGACTAATACAGAGAATGAAAGGGAGAGACAAGCACGTGCTGATAAAGAGAGAATTGCTGCTCGTGAGAGAGAGCAAAAAGGGTCTCGAGCAGAGGAAAAACAGAGAGTTTCAGAACAggcaaaagagaaagaaggtgAAATAGGATCTCGTCAAAATCAACCGTCTCTTGAAGAAATTTCCAATTACAGAGCTATAGCACAGCAGAAATCGAACGAGGCAATAATGGCGGCAAAGGAACGGTATGacaaagcaaacaaaaaatcaCTCCAGCAAGGAGTTGAAGCTGGAACAGGGGAAGCAATACCGAGAGGCACAGAAGAAGCTGAGGACACAGTCGAAGAGGGAAATCAATATACAGGTCTAGAGACAGTGAAAGAGACGCTTACAAGTGCAGCCAAAACAGCAAAGGATTACACAGCGCCAATAGCAGAGAAGGCCAAAGATTACACAGTCTCTGCAGGTCGAACAACAGCTCATTACCTTGGAGAGAAGGCAGTGGTGGCTAAGGATGTTGCAATAGAAAGTGGGAAAGTTGCAGCTGGGTATGCAGGTAAAGCAGCAGAGGATTTGAAGGATAAGACGGCGGTTGCAGGGTGGAGCACGGCCCATTACTCATGTGACACGGCGGTGGAAGGGACTAAAGCAGCAGCAAGGCTTGTGAAGGGAGCTGCAGAGTATGCAGGAGCCATTGCAGCCAAGCCCTTGTCTGCTGCAAAGAATGTGGCTGAATCAACAGGGGAGACTGTGAAGGACTATACAGccaggaagaaagaagaagcacAGAGAGAATCAATGTACAAGCAAACTGAGAAAGACTCCATGTATGAGAAAACTAAGGAAACTTTTGAAGGGGGTATAGAGGAAGTGAAGGAAAGGGGAGGAGAAAGGGGAGGAGAGAACAGAGTTGAAGAGGATAGAAGTGATGGGGGGATATTGGGGGCAATTGGGGAGACCATATATGAGATTGCACAGACAACAAAAGAGATAGTGATTGGGCCTGGGGATGAGACTGGAAAACAGAGCACATTAGGCTTTGAGCTTGGTCAGGAAGAGGGTGAGGAAAAAGGCcaagaacatgaaaagaaagagcACTATGAAACAGCAGCCAAGAAGGAACACAGAGCCTGA